A genomic window from Cucumis melo cultivar AY chromosome 8, USDA_Cmelo_AY_1.0, whole genome shotgun sequence includes:
- the LOC103485190 gene encoding uncharacterized protein LOC103485190, with product MSCSSSSGSEDDEGIDSYRKGGYHAVRIGDHFAGGRYVAQRKLGWGQFSTVWLAYDTRTSKYVSLKIQKSAPQFAEAALHEIEVLSAISDSDPSSSKCIVQLIDHFKHAGPNGQHLCMVLEFLGDSLLRLIKYNRYRVLELNKVREICKCILVALDYLHRELSIIHTDLKPENILLLSTIDPTKDPVRSGQAPILERPEGNPNGGATMNIIEKKLKRRARRAVSRISERRVSMGGATPKPEDRKLDGIDLRCKIVDFGNACWADRQFMEEIQTRQYRAPEVILQSGYSYSVDMWSFGCIAFELATGDMMFTPKGGQDYSEDEDHLALMMELLGKMPRKIAIGGARSKDYFDRHGDLKRIRRLKFWSLDRLLVEKYKFSEADAQSFAEFLSLVLDFAPEKRPTAQQCLQHPWLNPRNLPQTEMKNKTEVEKVNVGMSKLQIRVGK from the exons ATGTCGTGTTCATCTTCATCTGGGTCTGAGGATGATGAGGGAATCGATTCTTACAGGAAAGGAGGGTACCATGCTGTGAGGATCGGCGATCATTTCGCCGGTGGCCGTTATGTTGCTCAGAGGAAGCTCGGCTGGGGTCAATTCTCCACCGTCTGGCTCGCTTATGATACTCGTACCTCC AAATATGTATCACTTAAAATCCAGAAAAGTGCTCCCCAATTTGCTGAAGCTGCACTTCATGAAATTGAAGTTCTTTCGGCAATTTCAGATAGTGATCCATCAAGCTCCAAGTGCATTGTGCAACTGATCGATCATTTTAAGCATGCAGGGCCAAACGGGCAACATCTGTGTATGGTTCTTGAATTCCTTGGTGATAGTTTACTTCGATTGATCAAGTATAACCGTTATAGAGTTCTTGAGTTGAATAAAGTCAGGGAGATCTGCAAATGTATTTTGGTTGCTCTGGACTATTTGCATAGAGAACTTAGTATTATCCACACTGATCTGAAACCTGAAAATATTCTTCTATTATCCACCATTGATCCTACCAAAGATCCTGTGAGGTCTGGACAGGCTCCTATTCTTGAAAGGCCTGAGGGGAATCCAAATGGTGGAGCAACCATGAATATTATTGAGAAGAAGTTAAAGAGAAGAGCAAGGAGAGCAGTCTCTAGGATCTCTgaaaggagagtttctatgggGGGAGCAACCCCAAAGCCTGAAGATAGAAAACTAGATGGTATTGATCTAAGGTGCAAGATTGTAGATTTTGGTAATGCATGTTGGGCAGATAGGCAGTTTATGGAAGAAATCCAAACAAGACAGTACAGAGCTCCTGAAGTCATACTGCAATCTGGTTATTCCTACTCAGTTGACATGTGGTCATTTGGTTGCATTGCTTTTGAACTCGCCACGGGTGACATGATGTTTACCCCAAAAGGAGGACAAGACTATAGCGAGGATGAG GATCATCTTGCATTGATGATGGAACTCCTTGGGAAGATGCCTAGAAAA ATTGCAATAGGAGGAGCTCGATCAAAAGACTACTTTGACAGGCATGGGGACCTGAAAAGGATTCGAAGGCTGAAATTCTGGTCTCTCGATCGACTGCTGGTCGAGAAATATAAATTTTCAGAAGCTGATGCTCAATCTTTTGCTGAGTTTCTCAGTCTCGTTCTCGATTTCGCACCGGAGAAGCGACCAACTGCTCAGCAATGCCTTCAGCATCCTTGGCTCAATCCTAGGAACTTGCCTCAAACCGAAATGAAGAATAAAACAGAGGTTGAAAAGGTGAATGTTGGTATGAGCAAACTCCAGATTAGAGTGGGAAAGTGA